A stretch of Fusarium poae strain DAOMC 252244 chromosome 2, whole genome shotgun sequence DNA encodes these proteins:
- a CDS encoding hypothetical protein (TransMembrane:1 (o513-540i)~BUSCO:20075at5125) translates to MSQPYDGRGMDPYSRSARERTQGGYSRHQPTYSDPMEDDPPGELRAPPPRRPMGANTMGQSRLPKSKHAIDRSGNSGVTISRPQQVPQWPLSGPPMAAMNQPEAEPYRPPPGRPTQAPRRPPRPSQVPSILDQSRLQEPTPVFLTPEPEEYHSTVPPSPSSRNTVSSLGSVPDFPEPNQVQAANRRSANLGPPPSARRGVSSFYSHASFVSPIPEESLNSRSHDSYASSAAMPDSWRGGSPAGSPSYYDDGATDRSQDEDFHDESKLVRSASIGKRGKPSLITTKSFVMEPGYRPAPSPVQPFDSGTGYIDASSSSSNTLPLAKTSAPEQNLRDSLSPDAILGAFAAASATNLSETQAPAPSPSPQPQPYNRLSAIRRPPKLDIDAVRKAEERGSMTSLPDLIRRATRLASMIDHGKRPGSRFDNLNDFFDDKGQMRGGDKENSGLSDMLAAFPPPAQPTSRQSRGSWFRTTSWPLAPGPGQGNGPSRNGQRNQTPSDEGQGKRRRRCCGLPIWAFVTLMILLLCIIVAAVLVPLEFFVFKNLGNHDKPQSALAQCQESLKCQNGGTNIMSQGSCSCICTNGFTGSDCSVAGSDGCTMTDLGGDLSNVTLGKNIPRLIEASAKNFSIPLSGTAIMAKINSQELSCIAQNSLVTFDGAASRKRGLMLEQEKREAHAASLVPRATESATAIVVSSETANPTKLIVDEGSPESVPTITGSATQSSSTAVPTQTQSPTNKFQITNEVLDFARVAVLFVLQQQDVDSAQDVQSSIDKFFAKARKDDGVLVKEAENVSIGDKKSVDLLRYKITIGSSTVGGNAKRHVLPLKTPPTFVSVRHRAVRTWRQGRSEAIKKT, encoded by the exons ATGAGTCAACCGTATGATGGAAGGGGTATGGACCCATACTCGAGAAGTGCACGCGAGAGAACACAAGGTGGATATTCGCGACACCAACCGACATATTCAGACCCCATGGAAGATGATCCGCCTGGCGAACTCAGGGCTCCTCCCCCTCGCCGACCCATGGGCGCAAATACCATGGGACAATCCAGGCTTCCAAAATCCAAGCACGCGATAGACAGAAGCGGCAACTCTGGCGTCACTATTTCTCGACCTCAACAAGTACCTCAATGGCCTCTGTCTGGCCCCCCTATGGCTGCAATGAACCAGCCTGAGGCTGAGCCATACCGACCGCCCCCTGGTAGACCAACTCAGGCCCCTCGACGACCTCCTCGGCCTAGCCAAGTTCCTTCAATACTCGACCAGTCTCGACTTCAAGAACCGACTCCGGTATTTCTCACACCAGAGCCCGAAGAATACCACTCTACAGTTCCCccttctccatcatcacgAAATACTGTCTCCAGTCTCGGATCTGTTCCTGACTTCCCAGAACCTAATCAAGTTCAAGCAGCCAACAGGCGAAGTGCCAACCTTGGACCTCCACCCTCAGCAAGACGAGGCGTTTCATCATTTTACTCACACGCATCGTTTGTCTCGCCGATTCCTGAAGAAAGCCTCAACTCAAGGTCGCACGATTCATACGCATCAAGCGCAGCCATGCCCGATAGCTGGCGCGGAGGCTCTCCAGCTGGCAGTCCTTCGTATTATGATGACGGGGCTACTGACAGGAGTCAAGACGAAGATTTTCATGACGAGAGCAAATTGGTCCGCAGTGCTAGCATTGGTAAAAGAGGAAAGCCTTCCCTCATCACCACGAAATCGTTTGTTATGGAACCTGGGTACCGGCCTGCACCATCTCCAGTCCAGCCCTTTGATTCAGGCACTGGTTATATCGACGCATCATCAAGCTCCTCGAATACACTCCCACTAGCAAAGACATCGGCCCCTGAGCAAAACCTTCGCGATAGCCTAAGCCCCGACGCCATTCTCGGAGCATTTGCAGCCGCTAGTGCGACCAACCTGTCAGAAACACAGGCGCCTGCACCATCGCCATCgcctcagcctcagccttATAACCGCCTCTCCGCGATTCGACGACCACCGAAGCTGGACATTGATGCCGTTCGAAAAGCGGAGGAGAGAGGCAGTATGACAAGTTTACCTGACTTGATCCGACGAGCAACTCGACTTGCATCTATGATTGATCATGGCAAACGACCAGGGAGCCGATTTGATAACTTGAATGATTTCTTCGACGATAAGGGTCAGATGCGAGGGGGCGACAAGGAGAACTCAG GACTGTCAGATATGTTGGCAGCATTCCCTCCCCCCGCCCAGCCAACAAGCCGACAAAGCCGCGGATCTTGGTTTCGCACAACGTCCTGGCCTCTTGCACCTGGCCCCGGACAAGGTAATGGACCGTCGCGAAATGGCCAGCGCAACCAGACACCCTCAGACGAGGGCCAAGGCAAACGACGTCGGCGTTGCTGCGGCCTCCCTATCTGGGCATTTGTCACCTTGATGATATTGCTACTGTGTATCATCGTGGCTGCAGTGCTTGTTCCGCTGGAGTTCTTTGTCTTTAAGAACTTGGGAAACCATGACAAGCCTCAGTCTGCACTTGCTCAATGCCAAGAGTCACTTAAATGCCAGAACGGTGGAACAAACATCATGTCCCAGGGCAGTTGCTCATGCATCTGTACTAATGGCTTCACGGGCTCGGACTGCAGCGTTGCGGGATCTGATGGTTGTACAATGACAGACTTGGGTGGCGATCTCAGCAATGTGACTCTGGGAAAGAATATTCCGCGTCTCATTGAAGCCAGCGCGAAAAACTTCTCTATTCCTCTTTCTGGTACCGCCATCATGGCCAAGATAAACTCACAGGAGCTGTCCTGCATTGCTCAAAATTCGCTGGTCACCTTTGACGGCGCAGCTTCGCGCAAAAGGGGACTTATGCTGGAGCAGGAAAAACGGGAGGCGCATGCCGCCTCCCTGGTACCTCGTGCAACCGAATCCGCTACTGCCATCGTTGTATCTTCAGAGACTGCAAACCCCACAAAGCTTATTGTGGACGAAGGAAGCCCAGAAAGCGTGCCGACTATAACAGGGAGTGCAACTCAAAGTTCAAGCACAGCTGTCCCCACACAAACACAGAGTCCCACGAACAAGTTCCAGATTACCAATGAGGTTCTGGACTTTGCGCGGGTCGCTGTACTTTTTGTTCTGCAGCAACAGGATGTAGATAGTGCCCAAGACGTACAGTCTAGCATTGACAAGTTCTTTGCTAAGGCTCGTAAAGACGATGGGGTACTGGTAAAGGAGGCTGAGAATGTCAGCATCGGTGACAAGAAGTCAGTCGACCTTTTGAGGTACAAGATCACTATTGGGTCAAGCACAGTTGGGGGAAACGCCAAACGTCATGTCTTGCCTTTGAAAACTCCTCCGACTTTCGTGTCTGTTCGTCACAGAGCGGTCCGCACTTGGAGACAAGGCAGATCGGAGGCCATCAAAAAAACTTGA
- a CDS encoding hypothetical protein (SECRETED:SignalP(1-23)~TransMembrane:1 (n6-18c23/24o254-280i)~BUSCO:39543at5125) — protein sequence MLFKPLAFAATAAAILIVPETSSNEDGIFRALPIEAGTFELPATAYEQAIDVPCLQCRGKDTHLELDFGVKNRRLVLNGFELYPRADPWNGDLSAAVIKGNGKSDMRRLGYGLAIRPEGIDEDQHLEIVDVEVRIIEVGDRFVDGVPPVTVKLIKSLSGEILIGNIEVKGTGEKAPEDCDMWCRTKDMVHDTWKGVKGKFKGCHGMKPHHGHEHGHKPNHGSVKAEHKPTDNFKQGPLMHKKPEQSMGDVLKHVAAYIVLPVLMGVAAGVGVAFFVMCLFSMVHRLVCLIRGESTKSTGSLAAYHQVPVAELDVEDEKTVLSKTLPQYEPRN from the exons ATGCTTTTTAAGCCACTCGCATTCGCAGCCACTGCTGCCGCAATTCTTATCGTCCCAGAGACTTCAAGCAACGAGGATGGCATCTTTCGCGCTCTACCTATCGAGGCCGGCACCTTCGAGCTCCCCGCCACCGCATATGAACAGGCCATCGACGTTCCTTGCCTTCAGTGCCGCGGAAAAGATACCCATCTAGAACTCGACTTTGGTGTTAAGAACCGTCGCCTGGTCCTCAACGGCTTCGAACTCTACCCACGTGCCGACCCATGGAATGGCGATCTTTCAGCTGCCGTCATCAAGGGCAATGGCAAGAGTGATATGCGCCGATTGGGATATGGTCTAGCTATTCGCCCTGAGGGGATCGATGAGGATCAGCATTTGGAGATTGTCGACGTTGAAGTACGAATTATTGAAGTTGGCGATCGATTCGTCGACGGCGTTCCTCCTGTTACAGTCAAACTTATCAAGTCTCTGAGCGGAGAAATTCTCATCGGAAATATCGAGGTTAAGGGTACTGGCGAGAAGGCACCAGAGGATTGCGACATGTGGTGCCGAACCAAGGACATGGTCCACGACACTTGGAAGGGCGTCAAGGGCAAGTTCAAGGGCTGCCACGGAATGAAGCCTCATCATGGCCACGAACACGGCCACAAGCCCAACCATGGTTCTGTCAAGGCCGAGCACAAGCCTACCGACAACTTCAAGCAAGGTCCGCTCATGCACAAGAAGCCTGAGCAGTCCATGGGTGATGTCCTTAAGCACGTTGCCGCATACATCGTCCTCCCTGTCCTTATGGGCGTTGCTGCCGGCGTTGGAGTTGCATT TTTCGTCATGTGCCTTTTCAGTATGGTCCATCGCTTGGTTTGTCTCATTAGAGGCGAATCTACTAAGTCTACTGGATCCCTCGCTGCTTACCATCAGGTGCCTGTCGCCGAGCTTGACGTAGAGGACGAGAAGACTGTTCTCAGCAAGACTCTTCCTCAATATGAGCCACGCAACTAG